DNA sequence from the Prolixibacter sp. SD074 genome:
CAATAAAAAGGAAGTATTTAAAATGGGAGAGCGGGAACTTTCCCGTTTCCGGAATAGTGAAATTGGTTTTGTCTTTCAGTTCCATCATTTGCTGCCGGAATTTACCGCCTTCGAAAATGTGTGTATTCCCGGGTATATTTCAAAGCGCGACAGGAAAGAGGTGGAAGCAAAGGCGCAGGAACTGCTCGAAAGTCTCGATCTGAGAGATCGGTTTCATCATAAGCCATCGGAATTATCGGGAGGCGAAAAGCAGCGTGTGGCGGTTGCCCGTGCATTGATCAACGATCCATCGGTGATTTTGGCCGACGAACCTTCCGGGAACCTCGACTCGCGTAACCAGGAATATCTGTTCTCCCTGTTTTTTAAGCTGAAGGAGAAATTTCAGCAGACTTTCATTATTGTTACCCACGACGAACATTTTGCCAAAACCACCGACCGGATGTTGCGCATTCGCGATGGTGTGATTGAGAATTAGAACGCATGACCGGCCAGGAACTAAAAAGCTTTC
Encoded proteins:
- a CDS encoding ABC transporter ATP-binding protein; translation: MLQASNITKSFGDLQVLKSVSLEVYQGEVVSIVGASGAGKTTLLQILGTLGKPDSGKVQINKKEVFKMGERELSRFRNSEIGFVFQFHHLLPEFTAFENVCIPGYISKRDRKEVEAKAQELLESLDLRDRFHHKPSELSGGEKQRVAVARALINDPSVILADEPSGNLDSRNQEYLFSLFFKLKEKFQQTFIIVTHDEHFAKTTDRMLRIRDGVIEN